DNA from Triplophysa dalaica isolate WHDGS20190420 chromosome 9, ASM1584641v1, whole genome shotgun sequence:
CAGCTGTCCACACAGACCAACTCTAATAACGATAAGTTTAACAAGTCAAAGCGGAACATGTTGGTTCTAGTGGTTATTTTTTGCGTGTGCTTTGTGCCATATCATCTGGTGAGGCTTCCTTACGCATTCATCAAACCCCATTTGAAAGACTCCACAGCCCAGGCATTTTACATCTTAAAGGAGCTGAGTGTGTTGCTTTCAGTGCTAAATGCATGTTTGGATCCgctcatttattttatcttctgCAAGGCCTTCAGAGCCCAGCTGAATCTCAGGAAAAAGACAGAATCATCAGCATCCAATAAAGATCAAGGACCGCAAATGAGCAACATGTTGAGCAACATTGAGACCAAAGTATCCACGTTAAGACACGAAAGTGTCATTTAGGCTTAAATTTTTACCCAGTAGACTGCAATGTCATGAAATGTCATTGATAAAGTCTAAATATAATCATAATCAGAGCAGAAATGACTGTGTAAAGGATTTACTGCACCTGCTGATACCGTAGCATTAAATGTCAGCTTGACTGACCATTTACCTCAACTTTAACTTTGATAAAACAGGTATGAGATTCTATTCACCTGTTAAAAAACTGGGATtgtaaacatatacattttttttattttaagttgtaATATTGTAATCACATTATGGCATAGAAATATATGGTATATGTAAAACTGTTTCTGTCCTGTTTCTGAACTAAACAAAGCTCTACATCTCATATTCTTAATTGATGGACCCTTTCCATATAATCTATGGAAATCTATACAATCTACCTCtaacttttaaacagttttgCTCAGTTGTTTTATGTAGACCCGTCAAACTATTTCTTCATAGCAGCACGACTGCATGCGGTCAGTTATTGCTTGAGCATCACTCATATCCtgtatttgttttctaaaaggaaaaccacataaaaatcataaaacaataaaaaaattctctttCACTTCTTGTTACACTGATAGATGTGCATAGAAGGGAACTGCTGTTAGAAAAACAGTTGCACAAGGTTGTTTAATTGTGGTCACTGACTTCAAACCACTCGGCACAATTTACCAAACTTGCCcatattttactttacaaacacatgtacacatatctttgtccatattttacatatttatgagactgcacaagaaaaacagaaagggAGAATTTTGAGATTGTACATGATGtaaagaatattctgtgaaaaagGCCATGTCACAGATTGAAATTATAGTAAAATTAGTTGTTGAAATCATACACATGACTTCATAAGAATTCACGTCGCGCAATGTGGTGCAGCTTTTGTAACCGCATgcaattttttcattatgcatgaagatgaaaaatgaagaaattgAAGATATCATTTGGGATTTCTAACCACAATTCGttgataaatgttttcttgctgGGTTATAGAAGGTTCCTGCACTGAGGGCTTGCATGCCAATGATGAAGATTTGCCTATTTATGCTTTATGAAAAATTTCTACCAAAATAACAGCTTCTGTCTATAGCACCTTGAACTGATACCAACCAGTCAGATCAGGAAATGATAGCCCAGCGAGCACATGCAAACTAGAGAAAAAGGATGTGTGGTTTGTGGTTGTCTACATGCAGTAAATTCAGAATGCTTGCCTTTCCACTGCGTCACACGTGGAGTGCATGCTTTTTCCTCCAGTGTTGGATTTAAGTAAGACCAAACCCAAAGAAAAGAGGAAACAGTATATGTGATGTAATGAAGTCAGTGGAGAGATTCTTAAAACTCTGAATTTTCTCAGTAGCTGTAGTTTGGGTTTCTAAGCCTGTCAAAGCTAGCTGGCTAAAAAGACTGCACATGCTGCTCATCTGACATCCGACAGTGAGACGGTGCGGTTTCCTTGTCTAAAGGTAATATGAAACACCACATGCGTGTTTCTTTTTGTCCTTTTATAGATGTTTTTGTAAATCCatagcaaattaaaaaaattaaccagGTTTACATTGCTTTTGGGAGGAAGCCCAACCCTCGATTTCCTCCCTGATGTACTTACAAGGCTTAAATTGTTCACATCGAGATTGcgattgtttgtttgctttggaAGATCAATGTACTCGATGTAGGTAATGACAAAGAATCCTTATGtaaattctatcattatttagtCATCCTCATGTCTTTGAAACGTGTCAATGATTCTTTCTTCTTTGACACGacacacaatatattttaacaaatatttggttttatttcgTGTCTGTACAAAGGAAGTCGATGGGggtaaatgttgtttggttacagatGTTGTTCAGAttaccttttgtgttctgcagaagaaataaagtcagacaggtttcaCATGATATATTATTTGCTGCATAAATTGCGTGTCTATATAAAAATTTACAGAATTCAAGTTTCCTTTTTAGGGGGGAATATACTGACCACGTAATTGTGTTACTTCTCTAAAACTGCTAATTGTTGCACACAAATGTCAGTGTGGATTAGTTTAAGTAccatacacatttacacattttttttcaggttTTGTCCTGAAGGACAATTCAGACAATGGCAATATGggctttctaaaaaaaaatagaaacaaaatgattattatgATGTATAAAAGTGATTATGATGTATTAGACATCGCACttatattatgaaataatatcaTATGCAATATTGAAGTTTTCACTTTGTTGTCTCTTAGGCCAGATTTGCATTTTTCTATAaacttttctaatattttatgtacttgtttcatgttttatctAAAAGCAACACATACTTACTATAGGTTAATGGATGGGATTAGGAATGATTTTAGGTTCAATTGAGTATAACTATAGTTATTGGCATAGTAATTAcatgtaataataaaataaagtgttacccaaccTAAAAGTTTATAGCTTTACAACACTACGTATATTAAAACTCACATAAATATTATCTGTTTGCCTGCGGTAAAttgaatttaatgttttaattcaatTCTAATGTTCATAATTTTCTCCTTCTAGCTCTTTACAGGATTTCTACATGAGAATATCTGTCTATATGGTGACAGCTTTGAGCCGGAAGATGTTCTCGTGCATTTACACAGAGGATTTACCACTTCCTCTCtacactttttacattttctggtaAGGTGAAAATCAGACAGAACTCTGTTATATGAAGTGAAATGGTCCTTGCTGGTCAGACAGGAGATAAGGCATAGTTACAAGAAGAACTGAACCGTGTTGGATCAACTTCTTTTTTAAGGGGTTGGATACATTGACCAAGTACAACTAAGTGCCTGCTGTCTCAATTCAAAAATGGAGAATCCAGGTGATACATGCGTGGTCAACGACAACATGGTACCCTTCGCCACCCTTTACATCATCATCTTTCTGATTGGCGTGGTCACTAGCCTGTTGGCACTATGGGCCTTCACCACCAGCCAAAGTGCTAAAAAGTGCATCAACGTTTACCTGATCAACCTTCTTACGTCTGACTTTCTACTCATGCTGGCCCTACCCGTCAAGATCGCAAAGGATCTGGGCAACGAGTCGAAAAGTTTGACCATCTTCCACTGCCAAGTGAGCGGGCCGCTCATCTACATCAACTTGTACGCTTCTATCatctttttgtcatttgtcaGCGTTCAGCGGTATCTCCAGATAACCCGCAGCTCAAAACTTCTCCGACTGCAGGAGGTGGGCTTTGCGGTGTTGATGTCAGCAGTGGTCTGGTTCCTGGTGCTCTTCATAAATGTGCCCAACATGGCAATAACCATCAAACCCaatattacagaaaaacatGGGCTGACCTGTTCTGATTTAAAAACTGAGATAGGGAAGCACTGGCACGCATTGTCCGTCTTCCTTGGGACAGCCATCTTTTTCAACGCCTCTGCGGCTGTGCTTTTGTCCAACGGCCTGGTGTTAAAACGGCTCTGGGGTCGACGTGAATCTGACCCGGAGGACCAAGCAAGCGCCCATCACGCCTTTAGAAACATCGCACTGGTGACCTTGGCGTACGTGATAAGCTTTGTGCCGTACCATGCTGTGCGAATGCCGTACACTTTTACACAGATAGATGTGATCAAAGATTGTGGATTGAAGAAGAGTCTGTTCTTGGCTAAGGAGTCTACTCTGTTTCTCGCCATCTTGCACATGTGCATTGACCCGCTGCTGTATTTCGTCATTTGTGGCGCATTTAGACATCAGATCACAAAAACCTTCTCAAGGAGACCTAGTGTTCCAGAAGTTAACCAatcataaatatttgaattaaagtATTAAGGGACGGAAAGGAAAGGACCAAGTATCACAGAGATATCTTTCTTTAATTAGATATACTGTAAGAGATGGATTTTTTTGGAGAAACTATGGTTTGGTAATACATATATCAAAAGTGAGAAATTAGAAAAGTATAAGGGAAGGAGCATGTAGCCTATAAAAGACTATAATCGCTGTAATACTTGATCCAATTGTGTATATATGTGGGAAACATGCTAACTGAGAGGACATGATCAGTAAAAAGCGTTGGTCACa
Protein-coding regions in this window:
- the gpr171 gene encoding G-protein coupled receptor 171, with the translated sequence MENPGDTCVVNDNMVPFATLYIIIFLIGVVTSLLALWAFTTSQSAKKCINVYLINLLTSDFLLMLALPVKIAKDLGNESKSLTIFHCQVSGPLIYINLYASIIFLSFVSVQRYLQITRSSKLLRLQEVGFAVLMSAVVWFLVLFINVPNMAITIKPNITEKHGLTCSDLKTEIGKHWHALSVFLGTAIFFNASAAVLLSNGLVLKRLWGRRESDPEDQASAHHAFRNIALVTLAYVISFVPYHAVRMPYTFTQIDVIKDCGLKKSLFLAKESTLFLAILHMCIDPLLYFVICGAFRHQITKTFSRRPSVPEVNQS